A region from the Cryptosporangium arvum DSM 44712 genome encodes:
- a CDS encoding putative bifunctional diguanylate cyclase/phosphodiesterase → MLPFVPVQLAVSLYASVVLWLIFTTLQDQVAEIGYSAPGAPMTLIGITVIVLGDGALAVRLSAGGEPDPLLAFLLHLGGLTTVVVGLVRLHRATNLTPARGGLVDLTVVGFGIGTSVATLVGSRVVVLPSGPSALATVVLLTVISLAGWVAVLRLVLVADGRAETGLLVAAIGLVLVSSLFWWGPLFEREDPGWALTVTLAAAVITATASRWWVLHAAGVPAPPAGGSNARIPLFLVAVVAPPIALTISALTISPLDPWRNVVVPVAGMAVLSIALLLRVHLQATDARVRALRDALTGLANRGALTDALAALPSGSRPALLLLDLDGFKAVNDGFGHPAGDALLRLAADRLSAAVRADATAAATDTVVARLGGDEFAILLGRADRAGTVALGRRIVEVVAEPYPVEGRELCVTASIGARVIGEDMRVGLSGVLLRDADLALYAAKQNGKNQVSVFSATLSAAHAERAALAAGLHEAVTRDEFVLHYQPSIDVFTGRPTVVEALIRWAPPGREPVPSREFLPVAETAGLSVPIGTWALRTACAEARPWYERYGVGVAVNVSARLMLDPGLPDLVHSVLTETGLPAHALVLELTESAVSGDTAALAARVTELRGTGVRIAVDDFGTGQSSLALLRQIPVDVLKLDPALGRAGELDAPSDPLVDAALTRAVLEICRTLGLRAVAERVESADRVEWLRELGCRLMQGDYFTPPLPASAVETFLAGRPGRRAARDTPELLSQRSE, encoded by the coding sequence GTGCTGCCTTTCGTACCGGTCCAGCTGGCGGTCTCGCTCTACGCGTCGGTCGTTCTCTGGCTGATCTTCACCACGTTGCAGGACCAGGTCGCCGAGATCGGCTACTCGGCCCCGGGCGCGCCGATGACGCTGATCGGGATCACGGTCATCGTGCTGGGCGACGGGGCGCTCGCCGTCCGCCTCTCGGCCGGTGGAGAGCCCGATCCGCTGCTGGCGTTCCTGCTCCACCTCGGCGGGCTCACGACCGTGGTCGTCGGCCTGGTCCGGCTGCACCGGGCGACCAACCTGACGCCGGCCCGGGGTGGGCTGGTCGACCTGACCGTGGTCGGCTTCGGCATCGGCACCAGCGTGGCGACGCTCGTCGGTTCGCGGGTGGTCGTGCTGCCCTCCGGCCCGAGCGCGCTGGCCACCGTCGTGCTGCTCACGGTGATCTCGCTGGCCGGGTGGGTGGCGGTGCTCCGGCTCGTGCTGGTGGCGGACGGGCGGGCCGAGACCGGGCTGCTGGTCGCCGCGATCGGGCTGGTGCTGGTCTCGAGCCTGTTCTGGTGGGGTCCGCTGTTCGAACGCGAGGACCCGGGGTGGGCCCTGACCGTCACGCTGGCCGCCGCCGTCATCACGGCGACCGCGTCGCGCTGGTGGGTGCTGCACGCCGCCGGCGTGCCCGCGCCGCCGGCGGGTGGTTCGAACGCCCGGATCCCGCTGTTCCTGGTCGCGGTCGTGGCCCCACCGATCGCGCTGACGATCTCGGCGCTGACGATCTCGCCGCTGGACCCGTGGCGCAACGTGGTCGTCCCGGTGGCCGGCATGGCGGTGCTCTCGATCGCGCTGCTGCTGCGGGTGCACCTGCAGGCCACCGACGCCCGGGTGCGTGCGCTGCGTGACGCGCTGACCGGGCTGGCGAACCGGGGTGCGCTCACCGATGCGCTGGCGGCGCTCCCGTCGGGGAGCCGGCCCGCGTTGCTCCTGCTCGACCTGGACGGCTTCAAGGCCGTCAACGACGGCTTCGGCCATCCGGCCGGTGACGCCCTGCTCCGGCTCGCCGCCGATCGCCTATCCGCCGCGGTCCGGGCCGACGCCACGGCGGCGGCCACCGACACGGTGGTCGCCCGGCTCGGCGGTGATGAGTTCGCGATCCTGCTGGGCCGGGCCGACCGGGCCGGAACGGTGGCGCTCGGCCGGCGGATCGTCGAGGTCGTGGCGGAGCCCTACCCGGTCGAGGGCCGGGAGCTGTGCGTGACCGCGAGCATCGGGGCCCGGGTGATCGGCGAGGACATGCGCGTCGGGCTGTCCGGCGTCCTGCTGCGCGACGCCGACCTCGCGCTCTACGCCGCGAAGCAGAACGGCAAGAACCAGGTGTCGGTGTTCTCCGCGACGCTGAGCGCGGCGCACGCCGAGCGGGCGGCGCTGGCCGCCGGGCTGCACGAGGCCGTCACCCGCGACGAGTTCGTCCTGCACTACCAGCCGTCGATCGACGTGTTCACCGGCCGCCCGACGGTCGTGGAGGCGCTGATCCGCTGGGCCCCGCCCGGCCGGGAGCCCGTGCCGTCCCGCGAATTCCTCCCGGTGGCCGAGACCGCCGGCCTGAGCGTGCCGATCGGCACCTGGGCGCTGCGGACCGCGTGTGCCGAGGCGCGGCCGTGGTACGAGCGGTACGGCGTCGGCGTCGCGGTGAACGTCTCGGCGCGGCTCATGCTCGACCCGGGGCTTCCCGACCTGGTCCACTCGGTGCTGACCGAGACCGGCCTGCCGGCGCACGCGCTGGTGCTGGAGCTGACCGAGTCGGCGGTGAGCGGGGACACCGCCGCGCTCGCGGCACGCGTCACCGAGCTGCGTGGGACCGGGGTGCGGATCGCCGTCGATGACTTCGGTACCGGGCAGTCGTCGCTCGCTTTGCTGCGTCAGATACCGGTCGACGTGCTGAAACTCGATCCCGCGCTCGGCCGGGCCGGGGAGCTGGACGCCCCGTCCGACCCGCTGGTCGACGCCGCGCTGACCCGCGCGGTCCTGGAGATCTGCCGGACGCTCGGGTTGCGTGCGGTGGCCGAACGGGTCGAGAGCGCCGACCGGGTCGAGTGGCTGCGCGAGTTGGGTTGCCGCCTCATGCAGGGCGACTACTTCACCCCGCCGCTGCCCGCGTCGGCCGTCGAGACGTTCCTGGCCGGCCGTCCCGGCCGCCGCGCGGCGCGCGACACGCCGGAGCTGTTGAGTCAAAGGTCGGAGTAA
- the lon gene encoding endopeptidase La codes for MDRSPGGPRGPVTTLTLPVLPLADAVVLPGMVIPVELDSEERAAIDSAKAKVTNEDDAQLLIVPRIDGKYHEIGVLATIDQVGRLPNGRPAAVLRAQTRAKVGQGVNGPGAALWVEATTMPDKIAATDQEKVDRLAAEYREVVQEILGHRDEATQGAGWQVVEMIRRITEPGELADVAGWAPYLETEQKLRLLDTPEVVERLDNVLTWGKKQLAELQVAATIRDDVRESMEKTQREFLLRQQLTAIRKELGELSGDDDNPEADPRARVEAADLPEKVKKAALREVDKLERTGDQSPEASWIRTWLDTVLELPWNDRTDDTTDVTQARAVLDEDHAGLDDVKDRIVEYLAVRNRRAARGLEIVGGRGSGAVLALVGPPGVGKTSLGESVARSLGRKFVRVALGGVRDEAEIRGHRRTYVGAQAGRIVRAIKEAGAMNPVVLLDEVDKIGADYRGDPAAALLEVLDPAQNHTFRDHYLEVELDLSDVLFLATANVAEAIPEALIDRMEVVRLDGYTEVEKVAIARDHLWKRQLERAGLDSTDVTIDEGALKLIAGDYTHEAGVRQLERSLARVLRKVATKLAGDNPPTTPVDITEDTLTDYLGRPRFTPESAQRTAVPGVATGLAVTGAGGDVLFIEANAAPGGDKSGEPELVLTGQLGDVMKESAHIALSYLRSQGDRFGADPEDLRGRRLHVHVPAGAVPKDGPSAGVTMVTALASLLTGRMVRAEVGMTGEVSLTGRVLPIGGVKQKLLAAHRAGLTEVLLPARNAADLDDVPASVREALTIHLMEDVADVVALALEPAAGEAARAA; via the coding sequence ATGGATCGATCCCCCGGCGGGCCGCGCGGGCCCGTCACCACTCTCACCCTGCCGGTGCTCCCGCTGGCCGACGCAGTCGTGCTTCCCGGAATGGTCATCCCGGTCGAGCTCGACAGCGAAGAGCGCGCCGCGATCGACTCGGCGAAGGCCAAGGTCACGAACGAGGACGACGCCCAGCTGCTGATCGTCCCGCGCATCGACGGCAAGTACCACGAGATCGGCGTCCTGGCCACGATCGACCAGGTCGGCCGCCTTCCCAACGGCCGCCCGGCCGCGGTGCTGCGCGCGCAGACCCGCGCCAAGGTCGGCCAGGGGGTCAACGGCCCCGGCGCCGCGCTCTGGGTCGAGGCCACCACGATGCCCGACAAGATCGCCGCGACCGACCAGGAGAAGGTCGACCGGCTCGCGGCCGAGTACCGCGAGGTCGTCCAGGAGATCCTGGGTCACCGCGACGAGGCCACCCAGGGAGCGGGCTGGCAGGTCGTCGAGATGATCCGCCGGATCACCGAGCCGGGCGAGCTGGCCGACGTGGCCGGCTGGGCTCCGTACCTGGAGACCGAGCAGAAGCTGCGGCTGCTCGACACCCCGGAGGTCGTCGAGCGACTCGACAACGTCCTCACCTGGGGCAAGAAGCAGCTCGCCGAGCTGCAGGTCGCGGCCACCATCCGCGACGACGTCCGCGAGTCGATGGAGAAGACCCAGCGCGAGTTCCTGCTGCGCCAGCAGCTGACCGCGATCCGCAAGGAGCTGGGCGAGCTCTCCGGCGACGACGACAACCCCGAGGCGGACCCGCGGGCCCGCGTCGAGGCCGCCGACCTGCCGGAGAAGGTGAAGAAGGCCGCGCTGCGCGAGGTCGACAAGCTGGAGCGCACCGGTGACCAGTCGCCGGAGGCGTCCTGGATCCGCACCTGGCTCGACACGGTCCTCGAACTCCCGTGGAACGACCGTACCGACGACACCACCGACGTCACCCAGGCCCGCGCGGTGCTCGACGAGGACCACGCCGGTCTGGACGACGTCAAGGACCGGATCGTGGAGTACCTGGCGGTGCGCAACCGGCGGGCCGCGCGCGGTCTGGAGATCGTCGGCGGGCGGGGGAGCGGCGCGGTGCTCGCGCTCGTCGGCCCTCCCGGCGTCGGCAAGACCTCGCTCGGCGAGTCGGTCGCCCGGTCGCTCGGGCGCAAGTTCGTCCGGGTGGCGCTCGGCGGCGTCCGCGACGAGGCGGAGATCCGCGGGCACCGGCGCACCTACGTCGGCGCGCAGGCGGGCCGCATCGTGCGGGCGATCAAGGAGGCCGGCGCGATGAACCCGGTCGTCCTGCTCGACGAGGTCGACAAGATCGGGGCCGACTACCGCGGTGACCCCGCGGCGGCGCTGCTCGAGGTGCTCGACCCGGCGCAGAACCACACGTTCCGCGACCACTACCTCGAGGTCGAACTCGACCTGTCCGACGTGCTGTTCCTGGCCACCGCGAACGTCGCCGAGGCGATCCCGGAGGCGCTGATCGACCGGATGGAGGTCGTCCGCCTGGACGGCTACACCGAGGTCGAGAAGGTCGCGATCGCGCGGGACCACCTGTGGAAGCGCCAGCTGGAGCGGGCGGGCCTCGACAGCACCGACGTCACGATCGACGAGGGCGCGCTCAAGCTGATCGCGGGCGACTACACCCACGAGGCCGGCGTCCGGCAGCTCGAGCGTTCCCTCGCCCGGGTGCTCCGGAAGGTCGCGACGAAGCTGGCCGGCGACAACCCGCCGACCACCCCGGTGGACATCACCGAGGACACGCTCACCGACTACCTGGGGCGCCCCCGGTTCACGCCGGAGTCGGCCCAGCGCACCGCGGTTCCCGGCGTGGCGACCGGCCTGGCCGTCACCGGTGCCGGTGGCGACGTCCTCTTCATCGAGGCGAACGCGGCTCCCGGGGGCGACAAGAGCGGCGAGCCCGAGCTGGTGCTCACCGGCCAGCTGGGCGACGTCATGAAGGAGTCGGCGCACATCGCGCTCTCCTACCTGCGCAGCCAGGGCGACCGCTTCGGCGCCGACCCCGAGGACCTGCGTGGGCGCCGGTTGCACGTGCACGTGCCGGCCGGTGCGGTGCCGAAGGACGGCCCGTCCGCGGGTGTCACCATGGTCACCGCGCTCGCGTCGCTGCTCACCGGCCGGATGGTGCGGGCCGAGGTCGGCATGACCGGTGAGGTCTCGCTGACCGGGCGGGTGCTGCCGATCGGTGGCGTCAAGCAGAAGCTGCTCGCCGCGCACCGGGCCGGGCTGACCGAGGTGCTGCTACCGGCGCGCAACGCCGCCGACCTGGACGACGTCCCGGCCAGCGTGCGTGAGGCGCTCACGATCCACCTGATGGAGGACGTGGCGGACGTGGTCGCGCTCGCACTCGAGCCGGCCGCGGGCGAGGCTGCCCGGGCCGCCTGA